In one Solanum lycopersicum chromosome 11, SLM_r2.1 genomic region, the following are encoded:
- the LOC101258517 gene encoding uncharacterized protein isoform X2, translating into MILREVCGGKEEDHVRPNGSETLPEGIIAKTSNFERRPLWGYPEKKEPSKYLFAAAVGIKQKETVNKMVLKFLSSDFVVMLFHYDGNVDGWRTFEWSNSVIHISALNQTKWWFAKRFLHPDIVAEYSYIFLWDEDLGVEKFNLNRYISIVKDEGLEISQPALDIGKSEVHHQITARGRRSRVHRRTYKAGDTGTRCDYTSMAPPCTGWIEVMAPVFSHAAWRCVWYMIQNDLIHAWGLDIQLGYCAQGDRTRNIGVVDAEYIVHYGLPTLGEPEKKKNSTVGGENITSLGKQAPTQPNTPNFRVEVRRQSYNEYKIFKRRWKQAVNEDTCWTDLYPESEK; encoded by the exons ATGATACTCAG AGAAGTTTGCGGGGGAAAGGAGGAAGATCATGTGAG GCCTAATGGAAGTGAAACATTACCTGAAGGTATCATCGCCAAGACGTCTAACTTTGAAAGACGGCCATTATGGGGTTATCCAGAG AAAAAAGAGCCTTCAAAGTACTTATTTGCTGCAGCTGTTGGGATAAAGCAAAAAGAAACAGTAAACAAGATGGTACTAAAG TTTCTATCAAGTGATTTTGTGGTGATGCTTTTTCACTACGATGGTAATGTCGATGGATGGAGGACTTTTGAATGGAGTAACAGTGTAATACACATCTCAGCTTTGAATCAAACAAAATG GTGGTTTGCAAAGAGATTTTTACATCCAGATATAGTTGCTGAGTATAGTTATATCTTCCTCTGGGATGAAGACCTCGGAGTTGAAAAATTCAACCTAAACCG ATACATATCTATTGTAAAAGATGAAGGTCTTGAGATTTCGCAACCAGCTCTAGATATTGGAAAATCCGAGGTGCATCATCAGATTACCGCTCGCGGGAGGAGATCACGAGTGCACAG AAGGACTTATAAGGCTGGCGATACTGGCACTCGATGTGACTATACCAGTATGGCTCCTCCTTGTACAGG ATGGATAGAAGTAATGGCTCCTGTGTTTTCCCACGCTGCCTGGCGCTGCGTCTGGTATATGATCCAG AATGACTTGATCCATGCTTGGGGTTTAGACATTCAGCTTGGTTACTGTGCACAG GGAGATAGAACTCGAAATATTGGAGTTGTTGATGCTGAATACATTGTTCATTACGGCCTTCCGACACTAGGAGAACCTGAAAAGAAG AAGAATTCAACAGTGGGTGGAGAAAACATCACAAGCCTTGGAAAACAA GCACCAACTCAACCCAATACTCCCAATTTCAGAGTGGAG GTGAGAAGACAATCATACAACGAGTATAAGATATTCAAAAGACGATGGAAACAAGCTGTCAACGAGGACACATGTTGGACGGATCTCTATCCAGAGTCAGAAAAGTAA
- the LOC101258517 gene encoding uncharacterized protein isoform X1 has protein sequence MRPFVSLLKDSKFRRSCFYAIFPTASFLCLILLLRSDFTENDTQRSLRGKGGRSCESQCRPNGSETLPEGIIAKTSNFERRPLWGYPEKKEPSKYLFAAAVGIKQKETVNKMVLKFLSSDFVVMLFHYDGNVDGWRTFEWSNSVIHISALNQTKWWFAKRFLHPDIVAEYSYIFLWDEDLGVEKFNLNRYISIVKDEGLEISQPALDIGKSEVHHQITARGRRSRVHRRTYKAGDTGTRCDYTSMAPPCTGWIEVMAPVFSHAAWRCVWYMIQNDLIHAWGLDIQLGYCAQGDRTRNIGVVDAEYIVHYGLPTLGEPEKKKNSTVGGENITSLGKQAPTQPNTPNFRVEVRRQSYNEYKIFKRRWKQAVNEDTCWTDLYPESEK, from the exons ATGAGGCCGTTT GTGTCACTACTCAAAGATTCAAAATTTAGGAGGTCATGTTTCTACGCGATCTTTCCTACAGCTTCGTTTTTGTGTTTGATTCTCTTGTTAAGGAGCGACTTTACAGAAAATGATACTCAG AGAAGTTTGCGGGGGAAAGGAGGAAGATCATGTGAG AGTCAATGCAGGCCTAATGGAAGTGAAACATTACCTGAAGGTATCATCGCCAAGACGTCTAACTTTGAAAGACGGCCATTATGGGGTTATCCAGAG AAAAAAGAGCCTTCAAAGTACTTATTTGCTGCAGCTGTTGGGATAAAGCAAAAAGAAACAGTAAACAAGATGGTACTAAAG TTTCTATCAAGTGATTTTGTGGTGATGCTTTTTCACTACGATGGTAATGTCGATGGATGGAGGACTTTTGAATGGAGTAACAGTGTAATACACATCTCAGCTTTGAATCAAACAAAATG GTGGTTTGCAAAGAGATTTTTACATCCAGATATAGTTGCTGAGTATAGTTATATCTTCCTCTGGGATGAAGACCTCGGAGTTGAAAAATTCAACCTAAACCG ATACATATCTATTGTAAAAGATGAAGGTCTTGAGATTTCGCAACCAGCTCTAGATATTGGAAAATCCGAGGTGCATCATCAGATTACCGCTCGCGGGAGGAGATCACGAGTGCACAG AAGGACTTATAAGGCTGGCGATACTGGCACTCGATGTGACTATACCAGTATGGCTCCTCCTTGTACAGG ATGGATAGAAGTAATGGCTCCTGTGTTTTCCCACGCTGCCTGGCGCTGCGTCTGGTATATGATCCAG AATGACTTGATCCATGCTTGGGGTTTAGACATTCAGCTTGGTTACTGTGCACAG GGAGATAGAACTCGAAATATTGGAGTTGTTGATGCTGAATACATTGTTCATTACGGCCTTCCGACACTAGGAGAACCTGAAAAGAAG AAGAATTCAACAGTGGGTGGAGAAAACATCACAAGCCTTGGAAAACAA GCACCAACTCAACCCAATACTCCCAATTTCAGAGTGGAG GTGAGAAGACAATCATACAACGAGTATAAGATATTCAAAAGACGATGGAAACAAGCTGTCAACGAGGACACATGTTGGACGGATCTCTATCCAGAGTCAGAAAAGTAA